Proteins encoded in a region of the Roseateles sp. SL47 genome:
- a CDS encoding efflux RND transporter periplasmic adaptor subunit codes for MSAKPDNNTSTTPAAPAAPNAGGNGNGNGNGNGQRKRGLALIAAAVIVGGVGYGGYQWLVSSRYEETDNAYVQANVVQITPLVGGTVRAVFADDTDYVKAGQKLVSLDPADARVALEQAQAQLAQTVREVRTLFANNSSLAAQVQVRQAEQQRAQSDMVRLQADLARRQPLLETGAVSKEELDHTQAQLTAARAAYTASQSALLAAQEQLQSNQALTDGVDVEQHPNVQRAAARFREAFLAYQRADLVAPVDGWVARRSVQLGQRVAAGSPLMAVVGLQQVWVDANFKESQLAQLRIGQPVTLEADVYGKKTQYHGTVQGLGAGTGAAFALLPAQNATGNWIKVVQRVPVRIAMDPKEVAEHPLRVGLSMDVQVDIRNQDGRTLAQGDRQTPPLQTTIFDAQERAADEKVNQIIAANLGKKAAKPASTARNGAAHA; via the coding sequence ATGAGCGCCAAGCCCGACAACAACACGTCCACGACACCCGCCGCGCCAGCGGCTCCCAATGCCGGCGGTAACGGTAATGGCAACGGCAACGGCAACGGCCAGCGCAAGAGGGGCCTGGCCCTGATTGCGGCCGCCGTCATCGTTGGTGGCGTGGGCTACGGCGGCTACCAATGGCTGGTGAGCAGCCGTTATGAAGAGACGGACAACGCCTATGTGCAGGCCAACGTCGTGCAGATCACGCCGCTGGTCGGTGGCACCGTGCGCGCCGTGTTTGCCGACGATACCGATTATGTGAAGGCCGGCCAGAAGCTGGTCAGCCTGGATCCGGCCGATGCCCGCGTGGCGCTGGAGCAGGCGCAGGCGCAGCTGGCCCAGACGGTGCGTGAGGTGCGCACCCTGTTTGCCAACAACAGCAGCCTGGCCGCTCAGGTGCAGGTGCGTCAGGCCGAGCAGCAAAGGGCCCAAAGTGACATGGTCCGTCTGCAGGCGGACCTGGCCCGTCGCCAGCCGCTGCTGGAGACGGGCGCCGTCAGCAAGGAAGAGCTGGACCACACACAGGCCCAACTGACTGCCGCGCGTGCCGCCTACACCGCCTCCCAGTCCGCCCTGCTGGCGGCCCAGGAACAACTGCAGTCCAACCAGGCGCTGACCGATGGGGTGGATGTGGAGCAGCATCCGAATGTGCAGCGTGCGGCCGCCCGCTTCCGGGAAGCCTTCCTGGCCTATCAGCGCGCGGACCTCGTGGCCCCGGTGGATGGTTGGGTGGCCCGCCGCTCGGTGCAACTGGGCCAGCGCGTGGCTGCCGGCAGCCCGCTGATGGCCGTGGTGGGCCTGCAGCAGGTCTGGGTGGATGCGAACTTCAAGGAAAGCCAGCTGGCTCAATTGCGCATCGGCCAGCCGGTGACGCTGGAAGCCGACGTCTACGGCAAGAAGACTCAATACCACGGCACGGTGCAGGGCCTGGGCGCCGGAACGGGCGCCGCTTTTGCGCTGCTGCCGGCCCAGAACGCCACCGGCAACTGGATCAAGGTGGTGCAGCGCGTGCCGGTGCGGATCGCCATGGACCCGAAGGAAGTGGCGGAGCATCCGCTGCGTGTTGGCCTGTCGATGGACGTGCAGGTGGACATCCGCAACCAGGATGGCCGGACGCTGGCCCAGGGTGATCGCCAGACGCCCCCGCTGCAGACCACCATCTTCGACGCGCAAGAGCGTGCTGCCGATGAGAAGGTGAACCAGATCATCGCGGCCAACCTTGGCAAGAAGGCGGCCAAACCGGCCAGCACCGCCAGGAACGGCGCCGCCCATGCCTGA
- a CDS encoding efflux transporter outer membrane subunit produces the protein MTPRSLHRTTLALAMSAALLLVLAACAPIPKLDSPGQALEGEVAARQLRLQAGSGAPIAPQWWKSFGDRQLDALVDQAMAQSPSLALARARIAHAAAMAENAEAAERPSAALDTSLTRQRITENGIYPAPLAGSTRTFGNVQAGLSYEWDFFGRHEAELKAALGQQRAAEADAAAARLSVANAVTKAYVALARSQAQSRLLQELVALRQQGFELVRQRASAGLDNSQELRQAEAPLPDLQRQQLVLQEQQTLLRNQMASLTGQGPTFTASLNATLPRVLEWQQEPSLDLLGRRPDLAAARARVEASAQDVRAARTRFYPSVSLSAFVGLNAIGLDELFKSGSRQYGAGPALNLPLFDSGHLRANLRGSAAEQEAAIASYNSAVLDAVRDASDQFASLQSLRQQKGAQDALLANADSQYGLAHQRFKAGLVNRLAVLNAEQARVTQLRAQLDLQAQTVDAQVNLFRALGGGYAEPGHDAATAAPVTRVNVTPADVTPAT, from the coding sequence ATGACGCCCCGATCCCTCCACCGAACCACGCTGGCGCTGGCCATGAGCGCCGCCTTGCTGCTGGTGCTTGCCGCCTGCGCGCCGATCCCGAAGCTGGACTCGCCCGGCCAGGCGCTGGAAGGCGAGGTGGCGGCCCGTCAACTCCGCCTGCAGGCCGGTTCCGGCGCGCCGATCGCCCCGCAGTGGTGGAAGTCCTTCGGGGACCGTCAATTGGACGCCCTGGTTGATCAGGCCATGGCGCAGTCGCCCTCCCTGGCGCTGGCACGTGCCCGCATTGCCCATGCCGCCGCCATGGCGGAGAACGCCGAGGCGGCCGAGCGCCCGAGCGCAGCGCTGGACACCAGCCTCACCCGTCAGCGCATCACGGAAAACGGCATCTATCCGGCGCCTCTGGCCGGCAGCACCCGCACCTTTGGCAATGTGCAGGCCGGCCTGAGCTACGAGTGGGACTTCTTCGGCCGCCATGAGGCCGAGTTGAAGGCCGCGCTCGGCCAGCAGCGCGCCGCCGAGGCGGATGCCGCTGCGGCCCGGCTGAGTGTTGCCAATGCGGTGACCAAGGCCTATGTGGCACTGGCCCGCAGCCAGGCGCAAAGCCGCCTGCTGCAAGAACTGGTGGCCCTGCGCCAGCAGGGGTTTGAGCTGGTGCGCCAGCGCGCCAGCGCTGGTCTGGACAACAGCCAGGAACTGCGCCAGGCGGAGGCCCCGCTGCCGGATCTGCAGCGCCAGCAACTGGTGCTGCAGGAACAGCAGACGCTGCTGCGCAACCAGATGGCCTCCTTGACCGGCCAGGGCCCGACCTTCACGGCCAGCCTGAATGCCACGTTGCCGCGCGTGCTGGAGTGGCAACAGGAGCCCAGTCTGGACCTGCTGGGCCGCCGGCCCGACCTGGCTGCCGCCCGCGCGCGGGTGGAAGCCAGTGCGCAGGACGTGCGTGCCGCACGGACCCGCTTCTATCCCAGCGTGTCGCTCAGCGCCTTTGTGGGTTTGAACGCCATCGGCCTGGATGAACTGTTCAAGTCGGGCAGCCGCCAGTACGGTGCCGGCCCCGCCCTGAACCTGCCGCTGTTTGACAGCGGCCATCTGCGAGCCAACCTGCGCGGCAGTGCCGCCGAGCAGGAGGCCGCCATCGCCAGCTACAACTCGGCGGTGCTGGATGCGGTGCGCGACGCCAGCGACCAGTTCGCCAGCCTGCAGTCCCTGCGCCAGCAGAAGGGCGCCCAGGATGCGCTGCTGGCCAATGCCGACAGCCAATACGGTCTGGCTCACCAGCGCTTCAAGGCCGGGCTGGTCAATCGGCTTGCGGTGCTCAACGCCGAACAGGCCCGCGTGACGCAACTGCGCGCCCAGCTCGACCTGCAGGCGCAGACGGTGGATGCGCAGGTCAATCTGTTCCGCGCGCTGGGCGGCGGTTATGCCGAGCCCGGCCATGATGCGGCGACAGCCGCCCCTGTCACCCGCGTCAACGTGACACCTGCCGACGTGACGCCCGCAACGTGA
- a CDS encoding MarR family winged helix-turn-helix transcriptional regulator, with protein MSTRPPPADFYTADSFTREPSLGWLLRQIKQSMICQADKLLGAHDLTHAQWAPMLRLRFQGPMSSAALARELAMDGGAMTRLLDRLEAKNLIQRERSTEDRRVVMVSLTEHGLTSMARAPAVLSQVSNEHLAGFTHEEFRSLIGMLQRIVANGQAIREAGNASESSVLTCCPDDDT; from the coding sequence ATGAGCACACGCCCGCCCCCCGCCGATTTCTACACCGCCGACAGCTTCACGCGGGAGCCCAGCCTGGGCTGGCTGCTGCGTCAGATCAAGCAATCGATGATCTGCCAGGCGGACAAGCTGTTGGGCGCCCATGACCTGACCCATGCGCAATGGGCGCCGATGTTGCGTCTGCGGTTTCAAGGGCCGATGTCCAGTGCGGCACTGGCCCGCGAACTGGCCATGGACGGCGGTGCCATGACCCGGCTGCTCGACCGGCTGGAAGCCAAGAACCTGATTCAGCGGGAACGCTCGACCGAAGACCGCCGTGTCGTGATGGTGTCGCTGACGGAACACGGTTTGACCTCCATGGCGCGTGCGCCGGCGGTGCTGTCTCAGGTGTCCAACGAGCATTTGGCCGGGTTCACCCACGAGGAATTCCGCAGCCTGATCGGCATGCTGCAGCGCATCGTCGCCAATGGCCAGGCGATTCGTGAGGCCGGCAATGCCTCGGAAAGCTCCGTGCTGACCTGCTGCCCGGATGACGACACCTGA
- a CDS encoding ABC transporter transmembrane domain-containing protein: MSAQPATASPPVPTSTSAATPASPPLRAMWPALWPFLRPYKGRIAAAVVFLVLAAVATLVFPLALRQLIDQGLVSTDPGDRLMALREHFLGLFAVGAALGVFSALRFYAVTWLGERVSADLRSAVYAHVLRQSPEFFETTQTGEVISRITTDTTVIQNIVGSSLSMGLRNMIMGLGAVALLIATNPWVMSQVMGILVLVVLPAMFFGRRVRRLSRASQDRVADTSAIAAEMLNAITVVQSHAQEAREAGRFGVASEAAFDVARKRTKVRSLLVAFIITATFGALLWGLYQGTQAVMAGHITAGHLGQTVVYVILLVSSVAVLAEVWGDLLRAAGATERLMELLAARSPVADPAVPLAMTPVEGPAHVQFRHVRFHYPSRPDRAALASFDLDIAPGETVALVGPSGAGKSTVLQLLQRFYDVQGGDILVDGVSVDRVRLADLRSRMALVPQQSVIFSATALDNIRYGRPEASRDEVIAAAKAAHAHEFIEQLPQGYDSFLGERGVRLSGGQRQRIAIARAMLQNAPLLLLDEATSALDAESERLVQQALDEAMRDRTTLVIAHRLATVQRADRIIVMDQGRIVEQGRHADLVSAGGLYARLAALQFNH; the protein is encoded by the coding sequence ATGTCCGCCCAACCCGCCACTGCCTCCCCACCGGTTCCCACCTCCACCAGCGCCGCAACGCCCGCGAGCCCGCCGCTGCGCGCCATGTGGCCGGCCCTGTGGCCCTTTCTGCGCCCGTACAAGGGGCGGATTGCAGCCGCTGTGGTCTTCCTGGTGCTGGCCGCCGTGGCGACGCTGGTGTTTCCGCTGGCGCTGCGTCAGCTGATTGACCAGGGGCTGGTGTCCACCGATCCGGGCGACCGTCTGATGGCCCTGCGGGAGCATTTCCTCGGTCTGTTTGCGGTCGGTGCGGCGCTGGGGGTGTTCTCGGCCCTGCGTTTTTACGCCGTCACCTGGCTGGGCGAGCGGGTGAGCGCGGATCTGCGCAGCGCGGTATACGCCCACGTGCTGCGCCAGAGCCCGGAATTCTTTGAAACCACCCAGACCGGCGAAGTCATCAGCCGCATCACCACCGACACCACCGTCATCCAGAACATCGTGGGCTCCAGCCTTTCCATGGGCTTGCGCAACATGATCATGGGCCTGGGTGCGGTTGCGCTGCTGATTGCCACCAACCCGTGGGTGATGAGCCAGGTGATGGGCATTCTGGTGCTGGTGGTGCTGCCGGCCATGTTCTTTGGCCGCCGGGTCCGGCGCTTGTCGCGCGCCAGCCAGGACCGGGTGGCGGACACCAGCGCCATTGCGGCCGAGATGCTCAACGCCATCACCGTGGTGCAGTCCCATGCGCAGGAGGCTCGGGAAGCCGGCCGGTTCGGCGTGGCCAGCGAAGCTGCGTTTGACGTCGCCCGCAAGCGCACCAAAGTGCGCTCCCTGCTGGTGGCCTTCATCATCACGGCCACCTTTGGCGCCTTGTTGTGGGGCCTGTATCAAGGCACCCAGGCGGTGATGGCGGGCCACATCACGGCGGGCCATCTGGGCCAGACGGTGGTGTATGTGATCTTGCTGGTGTCGTCCGTGGCGGTGCTGGCGGAAGTGTGGGGCGACCTGCTGCGCGCCGCTGGCGCCACCGAGCGGCTGATGGAACTGCTGGCCGCCCGCTCCCCGGTGGCGGACCCGGCCGTGCCGCTGGCCATGACGCCAGTGGAAGGTCCGGCCCATGTGCAGTTCCGGCATGTGCGCTTCCACTATCCGTCGCGCCCGGACCGGGCCGCACTGGCCTCGTTCGATCTGGACATTGCCCCCGGAGAAACCGTGGCGCTGGTGGGCCCCAGCGGGGCGGGCAAGAGCACGGTGCTGCAGTTGCTGCAGCGCTTCTATGACGTGCAAGGTGGCGACATCCTGGTTGATGGCGTCAGCGTGGACCGGGTGCGCCTGGCCGACCTGCGGTCGCGCATGGCGCTGGTGCCGCAGCAAAGTGTCATCTTCTCGGCCACCGCGCTGGACAACATTCGCTATGGACGGCCAGAGGCCAGCCGAGACGAGGTGATCGCCGCTGCCAAGGCAGCCCATGCGCATGAGTTCATCGAACAACTGCCGCAGGGATATGACAGCTTCCTCGGCGAGCGCGGGGTGCGCCTGTCCGGTGGGCAGCGCCAGCGGATTGCCATTGCGCGGGCCATGCTGCAAAACGCCCCGCTGCTGCTGCTGGACGAAGCGACCAGCGCCCTGGATGCGGAAAGCGAACGCCTGGTGCAACAGGCCCTGGATGAAGCCATGCGGGATCGCACCACGTTGGTCATCGCCCACCGGCTGGCGACGGTGCAGCGGGCGGACCGCATCATCGTGATGGATCAGGGGCGCATCGTGGAGCAAGGCCGTCACGCGGACCTGGTGTCGGCGGGCGGGCTCTACGCGCGGCTGGCCGCGTTGCAGTTCAACCACTGA
- a CDS encoding thymidylate synthase, protein MTHAALPHPRPVRHQYEDFMRHVFEHGVSKGDRTGTGTRSVFGHQMRFDLNEGFPLVTTKKVHLKSIILELLWFLRGDSNVKWLQERGCTIWDEWAREDGDLGPVYGVQWRNWPKPDGGHIDQISQVVQQLKTNPDSRRIIVSAWNVADLDQMALMPCHAFFQFYVADGKLSCQLYQRSADIFLGVPFNIASYALLTMMLAQQCDLGLGDFIWTGGDCHIYSNHFEQVQTQLGRAPFAYPTMHIKRRPASIFDYEFEDFELQDYQHHAPIKAPVAV, encoded by the coding sequence ATGACTCATGCCGCCCTGCCCCACCCACGCCCTGTGCGCCACCAATACGAAGATTTCATGCGCCATGTGTTTGAGCATGGCGTGTCCAAGGGCGACCGGACCGGCACCGGCACGCGCAGCGTCTTTGGCCATCAGATGCGGTTTGACCTGAACGAAGGTTTCCCGCTGGTGACGACCAAGAAGGTGCATTTGAAGTCCATCATCCTGGAACTGCTGTGGTTCCTGCGTGGGGACTCGAATGTGAAGTGGCTGCAGGAGCGCGGCTGCACCATCTGGGACGAATGGGCCCGTGAGGATGGCGACCTTGGGCCGGTGTATGGCGTGCAGTGGCGCAACTGGCCCAAGCCGGACGGCGGTCATATCGACCAGATCAGCCAGGTGGTGCAGCAGCTCAAGACCAACCCGGACTCGCGCCGCATCATCGTGAGCGCCTGGAACGTGGCGGACCTGGACCAGATGGCCCTGATGCCGTGTCACGCGTTTTTCCAGTTCTATGTGGCCGATGGCAAGCTGTCCTGCCAGCTGTACCAACGCAGCGCGGACATCTTCTTGGGCGTGCCCTTCAACATCGCCAGTTATGCGCTGCTGACGATGATGCTGGCCCAGCAATGTGACCTGGGGCTGGGGGACTTCATCTGGACGGGCGGTGATTGCCATATCTACTCGAATCACTTCGAGCAGGTGCAGACGCAGCTCGGCCGCGCCCCGTTTGCCTACCCCACGATGCACATCAAGCGTCGGCCAGCGTCGATCTTCGACTACGAATTCGAAGACTTTGAACTGCAGGACTATCAGCACCACGCCCCCATCAAGGCGCCGGTGGCGGTCTGA
- a CDS encoding CPBP family intramembrane glutamic endopeptidase, translating into MPVIDLPMPFVLLMLAIVAVWLPALKTPWGWTLPPWLVLYAAATALAVAQGYVDAVGVLSLVGLVLLAEGLRRKPPAPLYRPLYRPLHWPLLVALSLLAVALSLHGVPGFRNPVAINAVRFSDDARPFTQYLNFDKGSVGLVLMALLAPRLQSGDRVGRVLMRSAALAVVVAFFALSLALLLGMVRPDPKWPPQTVQFLVTNLLLTCVAEEALFRVMVQDTLARGTGASGSSTVGPWRVRALVAPGVSALLFGAAHAGGGPSMVAVATVAGVGYAAAYRWQRRIEAAVLLHFAVNALHFLLFTYPGKAPGA; encoded by the coding sequence ATGCCGGTGATCGACCTGCCGATGCCATTCGTCTTGTTGATGCTGGCCATTGTGGCGGTCTGGTTGCCGGCACTAAAAACGCCCTGGGGGTGGACGCTCCCACCGTGGCTGGTCCTCTATGCGGCTGCTACGGCACTGGCGGTGGCGCAGGGGTATGTGGACGCGGTGGGCGTGCTGTCTTTGGTGGGATTGGTGCTGCTGGCCGAGGGGCTGCGGCGCAAGCCTCCCGCGCCCTTGTACCGGCCTTTGTACCGCCCTTTGCACTGGCCCTTGTTGGTGGCGCTTTCCCTGCTGGCCGTGGCGCTCAGCCTGCATGGTGTTCCCGGCTTCAGGAATCCGGTCGCGATCAACGCCGTCCGCTTCTCCGACGATGCGCGGCCCTTCACCCAATATCTGAACTTCGACAAAGGCTCGGTGGGACTGGTGCTGATGGCGTTGTTGGCGCCCCGACTGCAAAGCGGAGATCGGGTGGGGCGGGTGTTGATGCGCTCGGCCGCACTCGCGGTGGTCGTGGCCTTTTTCGCCCTGAGCCTGGCCCTGCTGCTGGGCATGGTGCGGCCGGATCCAAAGTGGCCGCCCCAGACCGTGCAGTTCCTGGTGACGAACCTCTTGCTGACCTGTGTGGCGGAAGAGGCGCTGTTTCGGGTGATGGTGCAGGACACGCTGGCGAGAGGCACCGGAGCATCCGGCTCCAGCACCGTTGGGCCATGGCGCGTGCGCGCGCTCGTGGCGCCAGGCGTGTCCGCCCTCCTCTTCGGCGCCGCCCATGCCGGTGGGGGACCGAGCATGGTGGCCGTGGCGACAGTTGCCGGCGTTGGCTACGCCGCTGCCTATCGGTGGCAACGGCGCATTGAAGCAGCCGTGCTGCTGCACTTTGCGGTGAATGCCCTTCACTTTCTGTTGTTCACGTATCCCGGGAAGGCTCCGGGAGCCTGA
- a CDS encoding S1/P1 nuclease, with the protein MIARLLGAGLAMGLLMLPQWAAAWGQEGHSIVAEIGERRLDAKAREAVAKILGPGTSLASVSSWADGYRADHRETARWHFVDMARARQVYDPAVDCRLDEKEGDCTVNALERLREVLACGTNEAARRDALKFAVHFVGDLHQPLHAAGELRGGNDQKITGKVHTATCGRPGCEVTVSAPNLHSLWDGDLIRWTVYDWGTYVERLEERVLKGNDFQMKVVNEKPEDWAMQSHAIAAMVWPTVSASAPMVIDDAYYQRVLPVVDQQLALGGVRLARYLNDAFSASCPLRRETKLFAGGSETLSASASNLGELKKQLEAYWKTPLPSGLTQYQADQTRVAEAARAYLRTRLASGVSKPAVVLDIDETSLDNLPQMAVNDFGYIRAGDCKLEATGPKSDAACGTQAWEEQGGAAAIPATLALYQEFKGKVAFFFITGRRDSEAAWTEANLAKAGYGGWEKLITKPKEWPSSVSTVNFKATERARLVSQGYTIIANIGDQPSDLAGGYAERVFLMPNPFYRLP; encoded by the coding sequence ATGATTGCACGCTTGCTTGGGGCCGGTCTGGCCATGGGGCTGTTGATGCTCCCGCAATGGGCCGCCGCCTGGGGACAGGAGGGCCATTCCATCGTCGCGGAGATTGGCGAGCGCCGGCTGGATGCAAAAGCCCGCGAGGCGGTGGCCAAGATTCTGGGGCCCGGCACCTCGCTGGCGTCGGTGTCCAGTTGGGCCGATGGCTATCGTGCGGACCACCGCGAAACCGCTCGCTGGCATTTTGTGGACATGGCGCGGGCCCGTCAGGTCTACGACCCCGCCGTCGATTGCCGGCTGGACGAGAAAGAGGGCGACTGCACGGTGAACGCCCTGGAGCGGCTGCGTGAGGTGCTGGCCTGTGGTACGAATGAAGCCGCCCGGCGGGATGCCTTGAAATTCGCTGTGCATTTCGTGGGCGACCTTCACCAGCCTTTGCACGCCGCCGGTGAACTGCGCGGCGGCAATGACCAGAAGATCACCGGAAAAGTGCATACCGCCACCTGTGGCCGGCCCGGATGTGAAGTCACTGTTTCGGCGCCGAATCTGCATTCACTCTGGGATGGTGACCTGATCCGCTGGACGGTGTATGACTGGGGCACCTATGTCGAGCGGCTGGAAGAGCGGGTGCTCAAGGGCAACGACTTTCAGATGAAGGTGGTGAACGAAAAGCCCGAGGACTGGGCCATGCAGTCGCATGCGATTGCCGCCATGGTCTGGCCGACGGTCTCGGCATCGGCACCGATGGTGATTGATGACGCCTACTACCAGCGCGTTCTGCCGGTCGTGGATCAGCAATTGGCATTGGGCGGGGTGCGCTTGGCGCGCTACCTGAATGACGCGTTTTCTGCCAGTTGCCCGCTGCGCAGGGAAACGAAACTGTTTGCCGGTGGCAGTGAGACCCTTTCGGCTTCGGCGTCCAACCTGGGCGAGTTGAAGAAGCAGCTGGAAGCCTATTGGAAGACGCCGCTGCCCAGCGGCCTGACGCAGTACCAGGCGGACCAGACACGTGTGGCCGAGGCTGCCCGGGCCTACCTCCGCACCCGGCTCGCCAGCGGAGTGAGCAAGCCGGCGGTGGTGCTGGACATTGATGAGACCTCGCTGGACAACCTGCCGCAGATGGCGGTGAACGACTTCGGCTACATCCGGGCCGGTGACTGCAAGCTGGAGGCGACCGGCCCGAAGAGCGACGCCGCTTGCGGCACGCAAGCCTGGGAAGAGCAGGGCGGGGCGGCGGCCATCCCGGCGACGCTGGCGCTCTACCAGGAGTTCAAGGGCAAGGTGGCCTTCTTCTTCATCACCGGGCGGCGGGACTCGGAGGCGGCGTGGACCGAGGCGAATCTGGCCAAGGCCGGCTATGGTGGCTGGGAGAAGCTGATCACCAAGCCGAAGGAATGGCCGTCATCGGTGTCGACGGTCAACTTCAAGGCGACTGAGCGGGCGCGTCTGGTGAGCCAGGGCTACACAATCATCGCCAATATCGGCGATCAGCCGAGCGACCTGGCCGGCGGCTACGCGGAGCGGGTGTTCTTGATGCCGAATCCGTTTTATCGGTTGCCGTGA
- a CDS encoding methyl-accepting chemotaxis protein: MNLRHKLPLAIAMALILTLAAGLFGLWTAHQSLNTFQNDVQGHAAAERLAAEVESHFKGQIQEWKDVLLRGSDTAMFEKHWKAFQAEEKAVQDRSLALKALLKDESLRQVLERFQGQHQKMAAGYRSGLEKFQMVGFDSSVGDMAVKGVDREPAESLQQLKTAIAVQSRAVADQAYAFGTQAIWLSFSLMLVAAGLGVFIAWLITRAVVRPLQKAVNVATEVAQGNLAEPIAGDRADEVGQLLRALAAMQANLSALVSEVRGNAEQVASASSQIAAGNGDLAARTEHQAAALLTTVNSMEELAGGVRSNDVHAQQAHQLAVQASDIATRGGQAIAAVMSTMSSIQDASQRVVNIIEVIDGIAFQTNILALNAAIEAARAGAQGRGFAVVAGEVRSLAQRSSGAAREIRELILASSARVSAGAQEVQGASVTIREVESSMGKLSGLIHAISASSAQQSAEVGQVNDAIRRLENGTQQNAAMVEETSAAAESLRRRSEQLVGLMERFRTA, translated from the coding sequence ATGAATCTCCGTCACAAATTACCGCTGGCCATTGCCATGGCCCTCATTCTCACCTTGGCCGCCGGCCTGTTCGGGCTATGGACCGCCCATCAATCCTTGAACACCTTCCAGAACGACGTGCAGGGCCATGCGGCTGCGGAACGTCTGGCGGCGGAGGTGGAAAGCCACTTCAAGGGGCAGATCCAGGAATGGAAAGATGTGCTGCTGCGCGGCTCGGACACGGCGATGTTCGAGAAGCACTGGAAAGCCTTCCAGGCCGAAGAAAAGGCCGTGCAGGACCGCAGCCTGGCGCTCAAGGCCCTGTTGAAGGACGAATCGCTGCGTCAGGTTCTGGAGCGTTTCCAGGGTCAGCATCAGAAGATGGCGGCGGGTTATCGATCCGGTCTGGAGAAATTCCAGATGGTGGGGTTTGATTCGTCGGTGGGCGACATGGCGGTGAAGGGCGTGGATCGGGAGCCGGCGGAGTCGCTGCAGCAACTGAAAACGGCCATCGCCGTGCAGAGCCGGGCGGTCGCGGACCAGGCCTACGCTTTTGGCACTCAGGCCATCTGGCTGAGCTTCAGCCTGATGCTGGTGGCAGCCGGCCTGGGGGTGTTCATCGCCTGGCTGATCACACGTGCGGTGGTGCGGCCTTTGCAGAAGGCCGTGAATGTGGCCACCGAAGTGGCGCAGGGCAATCTGGCTGAGCCGATTGCTGGCGACCGCGCGGATGAAGTCGGTCAATTGCTGCGTGCGCTGGCAGCCATGCAGGCCAATCTGAGCGCTTTGGTCAGCGAAGTGCGGGGCAATGCAGAGCAGGTGGCATCCGCCAGTTCTCAAATCGCTGCGGGCAATGGGGACCTGGCGGCACGCACCGAACACCAGGCAGCCGCTTTGCTGACCACGGTCAATTCCATGGAAGAGCTGGCCGGTGGGGTGCGCAGCAATGACGTTCATGCCCAGCAGGCGCATCAGCTGGCGGTGCAGGCCAGCGACATTGCCACCCGCGGCGGCCAGGCCATTGCAGCAGTGATGAGCACCATGAGCAGCATCCAGGACGCGTCCCAACGGGTGGTGAACATCATTGAAGTGATCGATGGCATTGCCTTTCAAACCAACATCCTGGCGTTGAATGCAGCGATTGAAGCGGCCCGCGCCGGCGCGCAGGGCCGAGGCTTTGCCGTCGTGGCGGGCGAAGTGCGTTCGCTGGCGCAGCGCAGCTCTGGTGCGGCACGGGAAATCCGGGAATTGATACTGGCCAGTTCGGCCCGTGTGTCGGCCGGGGCGCAGGAAGTGCAGGGGGCCAGCGTGACCATCCGCGAGGTGGAATCGTCGATGGGCAAGCTGTCCGGGTTGATTCATGCCATCAGCGCCTCCAGCGCTCAGCAGAGCGCCGAGGTGGGGCAGGTGAACGACGCCATTCGTCGGCTGGAGAATGGCACGCAGCAGAATGCAGCAATGGTGGAAGAAACCAGCGCGGCGGCGGAAAGCCTGCGGCGCCGCTCGGAGCAACTGGTGGGGCTGATGGAGCGATTCCGCACGGCTTGA
- a CDS encoding carboxymuconolactone decarboxylase family protein, with translation MTRPLAPKNPTLFDEGLATRREVLGADVVEAALKNATDFNIDMQELVTQYCWGDVWNRPGLDRKTRSMLNLAMLTALNKPHELKLHVRGALNNGVTQDEIKEVLLQTAIYCGVPAAMDAFRTAGEVLKELERPPV, from the coding sequence ATGACCCGTCCGCTCGCACCCAAAAATCCCACGTTGTTTGACGAAGGCCTTGCCACGCGCCGCGAGGTGCTCGGCGCCGACGTGGTAGAGGCCGCGTTGAAAAATGCCACCGACTTCAACATCGACATGCAGGAACTGGTCACTCAATACTGCTGGGGCGATGTCTGGAACCGGCCGGGGTTGGACCGCAAGACCCGGTCCATGCTGAACCTGGCCATGCTGACCGCCCTGAACAAGCCGCATGAACTGAAGCTGCATGTGCGGGGAGCGCTGAACAACGGCGTGACGCAGGACGAAATCAAGGAAGTGCTGTTGCAGACCGCCATCTATTGCGGAGTGCCGGCGGCGATGGATGCTTTCCGAACGGCCGGTGAGGTCCTGAAGGAACTGGAGCGCCCACCGGTCTGA